A DNA window from Providencia huaxiensis contains the following coding sequences:
- a CDS encoding DUF3313 domain-containing protein — protein sequence MNHLTKNLIIIIGTLFLASCSSRLPSSTEQSNFLSNYDRLSEVKTPSGNIIKAWHSDQLNTTQKNKLIFTPIKFKPLNEHNKINEKFATVLLNYTNQQVKKELEKHFELTQTPGPNTLQFAGVITSVSATAEELKPYEVLPVMLVIAGTQLAVGSRDADTNIYFEWKVTDSQTGLPLYEAIRKNSGNQLSNTEQVITLEDLKDAVDIIADEVVPNA from the coding sequence ATGAATCACCTAACTAAAAATCTTATAATCATAATCGGTACTTTATTCCTAGCATCTTGTTCTAGTCGCCTTCCTTCCTCAACAGAACAATCAAATTTTTTGAGCAACTATGACCGTTTATCTGAAGTTAAAACGCCGTCTGGCAATATAATCAAAGCATGGCATTCAGACCAACTAAATACAACTCAAAAAAATAAGCTTATTTTTACCCCTATAAAATTTAAACCGCTTAATGAACATAATAAAATAAATGAAAAATTCGCAACGGTTCTACTTAATTACACGAATCAACAGGTCAAAAAAGAGCTAGAAAAGCACTTTGAATTAACCCAAACACCAGGGCCTAATACATTACAATTTGCAGGTGTCATTACCTCTGTTAGCGCAACTGCCGAGGAACTCAAACCCTATGAAGTTTTACCTGTTATGTTAGTAATAGCAGGAACCCAACTTGCAGTAGGAAGCCGAGATGCTGACACGAATATTTATTTTGAATGGAAAGTCACTGACTCACAAACTGGGTTGCCTTTATATGAAGCCATTAGGAAAAACAGTGGGAACCAATTAAGTAATACTGAACAGGTGATAACCTTAGAAGACTTAAAGGACGCTGTTGATATTATCGCGGATGAAGTTGTTCCAAATGCATAA